Proteins from a single region of Rhodovibrio salinarum DSM 9154:
- the nuoI gene encoding NADH-quinone oxidoreductase subunit NuoI: protein MATLDRFARSWLLWELLSGLSKTFGYLFKPKTTLNYPYEKGVISPRFRGEHALRRYPNGEERCIACKLCEAICPALAITIEAEPREDGSRRTTRYDIDMTKCIYCGLCEEACPVDAIVEGPNFEFAAETREELFYNKEKLLQNGDRWEQEIAQRLTLDAPYR, encoded by the coding sequence ATGGCAACCCTCGACCGGTTCGCGCGATCCTGGCTCCTGTGGGAGCTGCTCTCGGGCCTGAGCAAGACCTTCGGGTACCTGTTCAAGCCCAAGACCACGCTGAACTACCCTTACGAGAAGGGCGTGATCAGCCCGCGCTTCCGCGGCGAGCACGCGCTCCGGCGCTACCCGAACGGCGAAGAGCGCTGTATCGCCTGCAAGCTGTGCGAGGCGATCTGCCCGGCGCTCGCCATCACCATCGAAGCCGAACCGCGCGAGGACGGCAGCCGCCGCACGACGCGCTACGACATCGACATGACGAAGTGCATCTACTGCGGGCTGTGCGAGGAAGCCTGCCCGGTGGATGCGATCGTCGAAGGACCGAACTTCGAGTTCGCCGCGGAGACCCGCGAGGAGCTGTTTTACAATAAAGAGAAACTGCTCCAGAACGGCGACCGCTGGGAACAGGAGATCGCCCAGCGTTTGACGCTGGATGCGCCCTACCGCTGA
- the nuoH gene encoding NADH-quinone oxidoreductase subunit NuoH yields MADLWTGYLWPAIYIVLQIVAILVPLLIAVAYLTYAERKVIAGMQLRRGPNVVGPFGLLQPLADGVKLLFKETILPAGSNRVVFVLAPMVTFVLALVAWAVIPFGPNQVIADINVGVLYLLAVSSLGVYGIIMAGWASNSKYPFLGACRSAAQMVSYEVSMGFVIVSVVLCAGTLNLTEIVEAQQNLWFAIPLLPMFVIFFISILAETNRTPFDLPEGESELVAGYFVEYSSMTFALFFLGEYANMILLSAITSVLFLGGWMPPLWIPPFTWVPGEIWLALKIAAVLFVFIWVRATLPRYRYDQLMRLGWKVFLPVSLGWVVLTAGVLVTFDLLPQ; encoded by the coding sequence ATGGCTGACCTCTGGACAGGCTATCTCTGGCCGGCGATCTACATCGTTCTGCAGATCGTCGCGATTCTGGTACCGCTGCTGATCGCAGTGGCCTATCTGACCTACGCGGAGCGTAAGGTGATCGCCGGCATGCAGCTGCGCCGCGGTCCCAACGTGGTGGGCCCGTTCGGGCTGCTGCAGCCGCTCGCCGACGGCGTCAAGCTGCTGTTCAAGGAAACCATCCTCCCGGCCGGCTCGAACCGCGTGGTGTTCGTGCTGGCGCCGATGGTGACCTTCGTGCTGGCCCTGGTCGCCTGGGCGGTGATTCCCTTCGGGCCGAACCAAGTGATCGCCGACATCAACGTCGGCGTGCTCTATCTCCTCGCGGTTTCGTCGCTCGGCGTCTACGGCATCATCATGGCCGGCTGGGCGTCGAACTCGAAGTATCCGTTCCTGGGCGCTTGCCGATCGGCCGCGCAGATGGTGTCCTACGAAGTCTCGATGGGCTTCGTCATCGTCTCGGTCGTGCTGTGCGCGGGGACGCTGAACCTGACGGAGATCGTGGAGGCGCAGCAGAACCTCTGGTTCGCCATCCCGCTGCTGCCGATGTTCGTGATCTTCTTCATCTCGATCCTGGCAGAGACGAACCGCACGCCCTTCGACCTGCCGGAAGGCGAATCGGAGCTCGTCGCCGGGTACTTCGTCGAGTACTCCTCGATGACCTTCGCCCTGTTCTTCCTGGGCGAATACGCGAACATGATCCTGCTGTCGGCGATCACCTCCGTCCTGTTCCTGGGCGGCTGGATGCCGCCGCTGTGGATACCGCCATTCACCTGGGTGCCGGGCGAGATCTGGCTGGCGCTGAAGATCGCCGCGGTCTTGTTCGTGTTCATCTGGGTGCGCGCGACGCTGCCGCGCTATCGCTACGACCAGCTGATGCGGCTGGGCTGGAAGGTGTTCCTACCGGTATCGCTCGGCTGGGTCGTGCTGACCGCTGGCGTGCTGGTCACCTTCGACCTGCTGCCGCAGTAA
- the nuoG gene encoding NADH-quinone oxidoreductase subunit NuoG produces MPTLEIDGKEVTVPQGVNVLQACEIAGQEIPRFCYHERLSIAGNCRMCLVEMERSPKPIASCHMPAQDGMKIWTDTEMVRKARRGVMEFLLINHPLDCPICDQGGECDLQDQAMAYGFDRSRFEENKRAVPEKEMGPLIKTIMTRCIHCTRCIRFAAEVAGVEEIGAIGRGEHMEISTLERAINSELSGNLVDICPVGALTSRPYAFSARPWELRKTPSIDVMDAVGSNIRVDTRGRDVMRVLPRLHEDVNEEWIDDKTRHACDGLRRQRLDRPFVRNKKGRLEEASWDEAFTAIAKHLKNKKGEQIAAIAGDQCDAESLLALRDFMGTLGSPNIDCRQDGAKVGDGARSGYLFNTTIAGIEEADACLLVGTNPRREAAMVNARLRKRFLKGGFKVGVVGEQMDLTYETEYLGAGPETLQQVADGKHPFAETLKNAEKPMIVLGQGALAREDGAAVLALGREIAENFGMVQDEWNGFNVLHTAASRVAGLDLGLVPGKGGRDVEGILAGVEQGEVETVYLLAADELDTSRLDKAFVIYQGHHGDAGAHAADVILPGAAYTEKNGTYVNTEGRVQLGRLAAFPPGEARDDWSILRALSAYTGKTLPYDNLGQVRQKLIETADTFARIDQLAPAKWGTFGKSGKLGGEPFRSPVANFYMTDPISRNSETMARCTEAFILPKREATGTHG; encoded by the coding sequence ATGCCTACCCTGGAGATAGACGGCAAGGAAGTGACGGTCCCGCAGGGCGTCAACGTCCTGCAGGCCTGCGAGATCGCTGGCCAGGAGATCCCGCGCTTCTGCTACCACGAGCGCCTGTCGATCGCCGGCAACTGCCGGATGTGCCTGGTGGAAATGGAGCGCTCGCCGAAGCCGATCGCGTCCTGCCATATGCCGGCGCAAGACGGCATGAAGATCTGGACCGATACCGAGATGGTCCGGAAGGCCCGGCGCGGGGTCATGGAATTCCTGCTGATCAACCACCCGCTGGATTGCCCGATCTGCGATCAGGGCGGTGAGTGCGATCTGCAGGACCAGGCGATGGCCTACGGCTTCGACCGCTCGCGCTTCGAGGAGAACAAGCGCGCGGTGCCGGAGAAGGAGATGGGTCCGCTGATCAAGACGATCATGACCCGCTGCATCCACTGTACCCGCTGCATCCGTTTCGCCGCCGAGGTGGCGGGCGTCGAGGAGATCGGCGCGATCGGGCGCGGCGAGCACATGGAGATCAGTACGCTGGAGCGCGCGATCAACAGCGAACTCTCCGGCAATCTGGTCGACATCTGCCCGGTCGGTGCGCTGACCTCGCGCCCCTACGCCTTCTCCGCCCGGCCGTGGGAGCTGCGCAAGACACCGTCGATCGACGTCATGGACGCGGTCGGCTCCAACATCCGCGTCGACACTCGCGGGCGTGACGTGATGCGCGTGCTGCCGCGCCTGCACGAGGACGTCAACGAGGAGTGGATCGACGACAAGACGCGCCACGCTTGCGACGGCCTGCGCCGGCAGCGCCTCGACCGGCCGTTTGTGCGCAACAAGAAAGGCCGTCTGGAAGAGGCGAGTTGGGACGAGGCGTTCACCGCGATCGCCAAGCACCTGAAAAACAAGAAGGGTGAGCAGATCGCCGCGATCGCGGGCGATCAGTGCGACGCCGAGAGCCTGTTGGCGCTGCGCGACTTCATGGGCACCTTGGGCTCGCCCAACATCGACTGCCGGCAGGACGGTGCCAAGGTCGGCGACGGGGCACGCTCTGGCTACCTGTTCAACACCACGATCGCCGGGATCGAGGAGGCGGACGCCTGCCTGCTGGTCGGCACCAACCCGCGGCGTGAGGCGGCGATGGTCAACGCCCGCCTGCGCAAGCGCTTCCTGAAGGGCGGCTTCAAGGTTGGCGTGGTCGGCGAGCAGATGGACCTGACCTATGAGACCGAGTATCTCGGGGCGGGGCCGGAGACGCTGCAGCAGGTCGCAGACGGCAAGCACCCGTTTGCGGAGACGCTGAAGAACGCCGAAAAGCCGATGATCGTGCTGGGGCAGGGCGCGTTGGCGCGTGAGGATGGCGCGGCCGTGCTCGCGCTTGGCCGCGAGATCGCCGAGAACTTCGGCATGGTCCAGGACGAGTGGAACGGTTTCAACGTCCTGCACACCGCGGCCTCGCGGGTCGCCGGGCTCGATCTCGGTCTGGTTCCCGGCAAGGGCGGCCGCGACGTCGAGGGTATCCTGGCGGGCGTCGAGCAGGGCGAGGTCGAGACCGTCTACCTGCTGGCCGCCGACGAGCTGGATACCAGCCGGCTGGACAAGGCGTTCGTCATCTACCAGGGCCATCACGGCGATGCCGGCGCGCACGCGGCCGATGTGATCCTGCCGGGGGCGGCCTACACGGAGAAGAACGGCACCTACGTCAACACCGAAGGGCGCGTGCAGCTCGGCCGTCTGGCGGCATTCCCGCCCGGGGAAGCGCGCGACGACTGGTCGATCCTACGCGCACTGTCGGCCTACACCGGCAAGACGCTGCCCTATGACAACCTGGGTCAGGTGCGCCAGAAACTGATCGAAACGGCGGATACCTTCGCCCGGATCGACCAGTTGGCGCCGGCCAAGTGGGGGACGTTCGGCAAGAGCGGTAAGCTCGGCGGCGAGCCCTTCCGTTCTCCGGTCGCGAACTTCTACATGACCGACCCGATCAGCCGGAACTCCGAGACGATGGCGCGCTGCACGGAAGCGTTCATCCTGCCGAAACGCGAAGCGACGGGCACTCATGGCTGA
- the nuoF gene encoding NADH-quinone oxidoreductase subunit NuoF has product MLQDKDRIFTNLYGQYDWKLAGAKKRGVWMGTGDMLAMGRDTLLQKVKDSELRGRGGAGFPAGMKWSFMPKDDPRPSYLVVNADESEPGTCKDREIMRYDPHRLLEGCVVAGFAMGARAAYIYIRGEFWLEANHLEEAVQEAYDAGLIGDNTCGSGYAFDIYVHRGAGAYICGEETALLESLEGKKGMPRLKPPFPAQVGIYGCPTTVNNVETIAVAPEILRRGVEWWTGIGRPKNTGTKVFCISGHVNQPCNVEESMSIPLKDLIEKHAGGVRGGWENLQAVIPGGSSVPLIPKSIADNQLMDFDALKDSRTGLGTAAVIVIDKSADIIDAICRISLFYKHESCGQCTPCREGTGWMWRVMTRMVQGRAEIDEIDKLWDVSKEVEGHTICALGDAAAWPIQGLLRHFRPELEDRIVEYKRKHGKRASSMATAAE; this is encoded by the coding sequence ATGCTGCAGGACAAGGACCGCATCTTTACCAACCTGTACGGCCAGTACGACTGGAAGCTGGCCGGCGCCAAGAAGCGCGGCGTGTGGATGGGCACCGGTGACATGCTCGCCATGGGCCGCGACACGCTGCTGCAGAAGGTCAAGGACTCCGAACTGCGCGGGCGCGGCGGTGCCGGCTTCCCGGCCGGCATGAAGTGGTCGTTCATGCCCAAGGACGATCCGCGGCCCAGCTATCTTGTGGTCAACGCCGACGAATCCGAGCCCGGCACCTGCAAGGACCGGGAGATCATGCGCTACGACCCGCACCGCCTGCTCGAGGGGTGTGTGGTCGCCGGCTTCGCCATGGGCGCGCGCGCGGCTTACATCTACATCCGCGGCGAGTTCTGGCTTGAAGCCAATCATCTGGAAGAAGCCGTCCAGGAGGCCTATGACGCGGGCCTGATCGGCGACAATACTTGCGGCTCCGGTTACGCCTTCGACATCTACGTCCATCGCGGCGCAGGCGCCTACATCTGCGGCGAGGAGACGGCGCTGCTGGAAAGCCTGGAAGGCAAAAAGGGCATGCCGCGCCTGAAGCCGCCGTTCCCGGCGCAGGTCGGGATCTATGGCTGTCCGACGACGGTCAACAACGTCGAGACCATCGCGGTCGCCCCGGAGATCCTGCGTCGCGGCGTGGAGTGGTGGACCGGGATCGGCCGGCCGAAGAATACGGGGACCAAGGTCTTCTGCATCTCCGGCCATGTGAACCAGCCGTGCAATGTCGAGGAATCCATGAGCATTCCGCTCAAGGATCTGATCGAAAAGCACGCCGGGGGCGTGCGCGGCGGCTGGGAAAACCTGCAGGCGGTGATTCCGGGCGGCTCGTCGGTGCCGCTGATCCCCAAGTCGATCGCCGACAACCAGTTGATGGACTTCGACGCGCTGAAGGATTCGCGCACGGGCCTCGGCACGGCGGCGGTGATTGTGATCGACAAGTCCGCCGACATCATCGACGCAATCTGCCGGATTTCCCTGTTCTACAAGCACGAAAGCTGCGGCCAGTGCACGCCCTGCCGGGAGGGCACCGGCTGGATGTGGCGGGTGATGACCCGGATGGTGCAGGGCCGGGCCGAGATCGACGAGATCGACAAGCTCTGGGACGTCAGCAAGGAAGTCGAGGGCCACACCATTTGCGCCCTGGGCGATGCGGCTGCCTGGCCGATCCAGGGGCTGCTCCGCCACTTCCGGCCCGAACTGGAAGACCGGATCGTCGAATACAAGCGCAAGCACGGCAAGCGGGCCAGCAGCATGGCCACCGCCGCGGAGTAA
- a CDS encoding complex I 24 kDa subunit family protein produces the protein MSRVTTHPKVTTFRPPETGGFAFTEASWQEAEFALAKYPPDHKASAVMPLLWIAQRQNEGHLSKGAIEYVAQILEMAPIRVHEIASFYTMYNLEKPGKYQLQICRTTPCMLRGADDILSTVKAKLGIGDGEVTEDGMFSLMEVECLGACCNAPMMQVNNEEYFEDLTPEIVERLIDDWRAGKTPTRGSQKGRKGSEPESGLTTLKDVKEYGVADGPYANGEFVPAEVQNARAEAAQAGNEAGNSSEKGSS, from the coding sequence ATGAGCCGCGTGACGACGCATCCCAAGGTCACCACCTTCCGCCCGCCCGAAACGGGCGGCTTCGCCTTCACCGAGGCGAGTTGGCAGGAGGCCGAGTTCGCGCTCGCGAAGTATCCGCCGGATCATAAGGCGAGCGCGGTGATGCCGCTGCTGTGGATCGCCCAACGGCAAAACGAGGGGCACCTGAGCAAGGGCGCGATCGAGTATGTCGCGCAGATTCTGGAAATGGCGCCGATCCGCGTGCACGAGATCGCGTCGTTCTACACGATGTACAACCTGGAGAAGCCCGGGAAGTACCAACTGCAGATCTGCCGCACGACGCCCTGTATGCTGCGCGGCGCCGACGACATTCTCTCCACGGTGAAGGCCAAGCTCGGCATCGGCGACGGCGAGGTCACGGAGGACGGCATGTTCTCCCTGATGGAGGTCGAGTGCCTGGGCGCCTGCTGCAATGCGCCGATGATGCAGGTGAACAACGAGGAATACTTCGAGGACCTCACCCCGGAGATCGTCGAACGGTTGATCGACGATTGGCGCGCCGGCAAGACGCCGACGCGCGGCTCGCAGAAAGGCCGCAAGGGCTCGGAGCCGGAAAGCGGGTTGACCACGCTGAAGGACGTCAAGGAGTACGGCGTGGCCGACGGTCCCTATGCCAATGGCGAGTTTGTTCCGGCCGAGGTCCAGAATGCGCGCGCCGAGGCCGCGCAGGCGGGGAACGAGGCGGGTAACTCGTCTGAGAAGGGGAGCAGCTAA
- a CDS encoding NADH-quinone oxidoreductase subunit D produces MAESQIKPLTLNFGPQHPAAHGVLRMVLEMDGEVIERVDPHIGLLHRGTEKLIEYKTYLQAVHYFDRLDYVSPMAQEHAYALAVEDLLGLEIPRRGKFVRVLYAEITRVLNHLLNISTYALDIGAITPFLWFFEEREKLLEFYERASGARFHAGYFRPGGVARDIPPGLVDDIYEFCKYFEKVLDDVEDLLTENRIFRQRSVDIGIMSQEEALDWGYSGPALRSTGLPWDLRKAQPYEVYDELEFDVPVGKNGDCFDRYLIRMEEMRQSVSLMRQCLDKMPEGPVRADDQKVVPPKRAEMKRSMEALIHHFKLYTEGYHVPPGETYRAVEAPKGEFGVFLVADGSNRPYKCHIRAPGFHFLQSMDYVCNGHMLADSVAILGSLDIVFGEIDR; encoded by the coding sequence ATGGCCGAGTCCCAGATCAAGCCACTGACGCTCAACTTCGGGCCGCAGCACCCGGCCGCGCACGGCGTGCTGCGCATGGTGCTGGAGATGGACGGCGAGGTGATCGAGCGGGTCGACCCGCACATCGGCCTGCTGCACCGCGGCACCGAAAAGCTGATCGAGTACAAGACCTACCTGCAGGCGGTGCACTATTTCGACCGCCTGGACTATGTCTCGCCGATGGCCCAGGAGCACGCCTACGCGCTCGCGGTCGAGGACCTGCTGGGGCTGGAGATTCCGCGCCGGGGTAAGTTCGTGCGCGTGCTCTACGCCGAGATCACGCGGGTTCTCAACCATCTGCTGAACATCTCGACTTACGCGCTCGACATCGGTGCGATCACGCCGTTCCTGTGGTTCTTCGAGGAGCGCGAAAAGCTGCTGGAGTTCTATGAGCGCGCCAGCGGGGCGCGGTTCCACGCCGGCTACTTCCGGCCTGGGGGCGTCGCGCGCGACATCCCGCCGGGGCTGGTCGACGACATCTACGAGTTCTGCAAGTACTTCGAGAAGGTGCTCGACGACGTCGAGGACCTGCTGACGGAAAACCGCATCTTCCGTCAGCGCTCCGTCGACATCGGCATCATGAGCCAGGAAGAGGCGCTCGACTGGGGCTATTCCGGGCCGGCGTTGCGCTCCACCGGTTTGCCGTGGGATCTGCGCAAGGCGCAGCCGTACGAGGTGTACGACGAGCTCGAGTTCGACGTGCCGGTAGGCAAGAACGGCGACTGCTTCGACCGCTATCTCATCCGCATGGAGGAGATGCGCCAGTCGGTCAGCCTGATGCGCCAGTGCCTGGACAAGATGCCCGAGGGACCGGTCAGGGCCGACGACCAGAAGGTGGTGCCGCCCAAGCGCGCCGAGATGAAGCGCTCGATGGAGGCGTTGATCCACCACTTCAAGCTGTACACCGAGGGCTACCACGTGCCGCCGGGAGAGACCTATCGCGCGGTCGAAGCGCCGAAGGGCGAGTTCGGCGTGTTCCTGGTCGCCGACGGCAGCAACCGGCCGTACAAGTGCCACATCCGCGCGCCCGGCTTCCACTTCCTGCAGTCGATGGACTATGTCTGCAACGGCCACATGCTGGCCGACAGCGTTGCCATTCTGGGTTCGCTCGACATCGTGTTCGGAGAGATCGACCGATGA
- a CDS encoding NADH-quinone oxidoreductase subunit C has product MADTQALKDLGEYIASALMDEVTETAVANQQLTVWVTRPSIVKVLSFLRDDQNCHFRQLVDITAIDHPERDERFEVVYSLLSLKHNQRVRVKLPAGEETPVDSVTEVYSNAGWCEREVWDLYGVFFANHPDLRRIVTDYGFEGHPLRKDFPLTGFVEVRYDEDEKRVVYEPVKLTQEFRNFDFMSPWEGMLHLPGDEKAEGHGEENKG; this is encoded by the coding sequence ATGGCCGACACGCAAGCGCTCAAAGACCTGGGCGAATACATCGCCAGCGCCTTGATGGACGAGGTGACCGAGACCGCGGTCGCGAACCAGCAACTGACCGTCTGGGTCACCCGGCCATCGATCGTGAAGGTGCTGTCCTTCCTGCGGGACGATCAAAACTGCCACTTCCGCCAGCTGGTCGACATCACCGCGATCGATCATCCCGAGCGTGACGAGCGGTTCGAGGTGGTCTATTCGCTGCTGTCGCTCAAGCACAATCAGCGCGTCCGAGTGAAACTCCCGGCCGGCGAAGAGACGCCGGTTGATAGTGTGACCGAGGTCTATTCCAACGCCGGCTGGTGCGAGCGCGAGGTCTGGGACCTGTATGGCGTGTTCTTCGCCAATCACCCGGACCTGCGCCGGATCGTGACCGACTACGGTTTCGAGGGGCATCCGCTGCGCAAGGACTTCCCGCTGACCGGCTTCGTCGAGGTGCGCTACGACGAGGACGAAAAGCGCGTCGTCTACGAACCCGTCAAGCTGACCCAGGAGTTCCGCAACTTCGACTTCATGAGCCCGTGGGAAGGCATGTTGCACCTGCCGGGCGACGAGAAGGCCGAAGGCCACGGTGAGGAGAACAAGGGCTGA
- a CDS encoding NuoB/complex I 20 kDa subunit family protein: protein MGVNPSLAREGGPQALQPGGRDVADLDKSKLLDNLGGELQDKGFLVAQMDKLSAWARSGSMWPMTFGLACCAIEMMHAGASRYDLDRFGSVFMASPRQADVMIVAGTVCNKMAPALRKVYDQMAEPRYVISMGSCANGGGYYHYSYSVVRGCDRIIPVDIYVPGCPPTAEALLYGVLQLQKKIRREGQLDRTTA, encoded by the coding sequence ATGGGAGTGAACCCGTCTCTCGCACGCGAGGGCGGCCCGCAAGCCCTCCAGCCGGGTGGCCGCGACGTCGCGGATCTCGACAAGAGCAAGCTGCTCGACAATCTGGGCGGCGAGCTGCAGGACAAGGGGTTCCTGGTGGCGCAGATGGACAAGCTGTCCGCCTGGGCACGCTCCGGTTCGATGTGGCCGATGACCTTCGGGTTGGCCTGCTGCGCGATCGAGATGATGCACGCCGGAGCCAGCCGCTACGATCTCGACCGCTTTGGCTCGGTGTTCATGGCAAGCCCGCGTCAGGCTGACGTGATGATCGTCGCCGGCACCGTCTGCAACAAGATGGCGCCCGCCTTGCGCAAGGTGTACGACCAGATGGCGGAGCCGCGCTACGTCATCTCCATGGGCTCCTGCGCCAACGGCGGCGGCTACTACCACTACTCCTACTCGGTCGTGCGTGGCTGCGACCGGATCATCCCGGTGGACATCTACGTCCCCGGCTGCCCCCCGACGGCAGAGGCGCTGCTTTATGGTGTGTTGCAGCTGCAGAAGAAGATCCGGCGCGAAGGACAGCTCGACCGAACCACGGCGTAA
- a CDS encoding NADH-quinone oxidoreductase subunit A: protein MESLLIEYLPILIFFGIAIGLALAMVGASYVVARQSPDPEKDSAYECGFEAFDDARSRFDVRFYLVSILFIIFDLEVAFLFPWAVSLSEIGVFGFWSMMVFLGILTVGFIYEWKKGALEWE from the coding sequence ATGGAAAGCCTGCTGATCGAGTATCTGCCGATCCTGATCTTCTTCGGTATCGCCATCGGTCTGGCATTGGCGATGGTCGGGGCCAGCTATGTGGTCGCCCGCCAGAGCCCGGACCCGGAGAAGGATTCGGCCTACGAATGCGGCTTCGAGGCGTTCGACGACGCGCGCAGCCGCTTCGACGTGCGCTTCTATCTGGTCTCGATCCTGTTCATCATTTTCGACCTTGAGGTCGCCTTCCTGTTTCCCTGGGCGGTTTCGCTCAGCGAGATCGGGGTGTTTGGTTTCTGGTCGATGATGGTGTTCCTTGGGATCCTGACCGTCGGCTTCATCTACGAGTGGAAGAAAGGGGCGCTGGAATGGGAGTGA
- a CDS encoding AEC family transporter, with the protein MSILLDIIIPVFGLVGFGYLAGRLGLFDQARVRGLSSFAFTFAIPALLFRSMAQMDLAGSVAWPFLLSYYIAAVTMFAVGAVASRLVFARTVAESGIGGLCSSYSNAVLLGIPLLLTAFGERASLPAFLMVAFHSALMFPLVTVVIEIGRGQGERLREIPIATARGLVRNPILWGLGMGLLWNATGWPLPDTLESLLKTLGRAAVPVALFAMGASLVGYRMGRLPLEPLTLSAFKLIAMPALVFVLGSYVFSLDPLWLEVAVVMAALPAGVNVYVLGQQYDANGEGAAATVLLSTALSLVTVSALLFLFQVR; encoded by the coding sequence ATGTCCATTTTGCTCGACATCATTATCCCGGTGTTTGGCCTGGTCGGATTCGGCTATCTGGCAGGTCGGCTGGGGTTGTTTGATCAGGCGCGCGTGCGCGGCTTGAGTTCGTTCGCCTTCACTTTCGCGATTCCCGCGCTGCTGTTCCGGTCGATGGCGCAGATGGACCTGGCGGGCTCGGTCGCCTGGCCGTTTCTGCTGTCCTACTACATTGCCGCAGTGACGATGTTTGCGGTGGGGGCGGTGGCAAGCCGGCTGGTGTTTGCGCGCACCGTTGCGGAGTCGGGAATCGGCGGCTTGTGCAGCAGCTATTCCAACGCCGTACTGCTCGGCATCCCGTTGCTACTAACGGCCTTTGGCGAGCGGGCGAGCCTGCCGGCTTTCCTGATGGTGGCCTTCCACTCCGCCTTGATGTTCCCGCTGGTCACGGTGGTGATCGAGATTGGGCGTGGGCAGGGAGAGCGGCTGCGCGAGATCCCGATCGCAACGGCGCGTGGGTTGGTGCGCAACCCGATCCTGTGGGGATTAGGGATGGGCCTGCTTTGGAACGCCACGGGTTGGCCCTTGCCGGACACGCTGGAGTCGCTGCTTAAAACCCTGGGGCGGGCGGCTGTGCCGGTTGCGCTGTTTGCCATGGGCGCTTCGTTGGTCGGCTATCGCATGGGGCGGCTGCCGCTTGAGCCACTAACCCTGAGTGCGTTCAAGCTGATCGCCATGCCGGCACTCGTGTTCGTGTTGGGCAGCTACGTCTTCTCGCTCGATCCTCTATGGCTTGAAGTTGCGGTGGTTATGGCCGCCCTGCCAGCCGGGGTGAACGTCTACGTTCTGGGGCAGCAGTACGACGCCAACGGGGAGGGCGCGGCGGCGACCGTTCTTCTGTCCACCGCGTTGTCGTTGGTGACCGTTTCTGCCTTGCTGTTCCTCTTCCAGGTGCGCTGA
- a CDS encoding HU family DNA-binding protein: MNKNELIDAVAKRSGLSKADTSKAVDGVFEEISNSLKQGDEVRLVGFGTFSVATRAASEGRNPRTGERIQIPATKQPKFKAGKGLKDALN; encoded by the coding sequence GTGAACAAGAACGAGTTGATCGACGCCGTTGCCAAGAGGTCGGGGCTTTCCAAGGCTGATACGTCTAAAGCCGTCGATGGGGTATTCGAAGAGATCTCGAATTCTCTCAAGCAAGGGGATGAAGTTCGCCTGGTTGGCTTCGGCACCTTCTCCGTTGCGACCCGGGCGGCCTCCGAAGGCCGTAACCCGCGCACGGGTGAGCGCATCCAGATTCCGGCGACCAAGCAGCCGAAGTTCAAGGCCGGCAAAGGCTTGAAAGACGCGTTGAACTAA